One window of Salegentibacter sp. Hel_I_6 genomic DNA carries:
- a CDS encoding RidA family protein: MKNKAPLSPSLRIENTIYISGQVGIEPETGSLAGNDFESQAKQMMENLKAQLEKNGGDMENLISVIAYLKSMKDYQAFNEIYSTYFTDKFPTRTCIAVLDLPLGASVEISGIAHLSQ, translated from the coding sequence ATGAAAAACAAAGCACCACTCAGCCCTTCCTTAAGGATTGAAAATACGATTTATATTTCCGGACAGGTGGGTATTGAGCCTGAAACTGGATCACTTGCAGGTAATGACTTTGAAAGCCAGGCAAAGCAAATGATGGAAAACCTAAAAGCACAATTAGAAAAAAATGGAGGAGATATGGAAAACCTGATAAGTGTTATTGCCTATTTAAAAAGCATGAAAGACTACCAGGCCTTTAATGAAATTTATAGCACTTATTTTACGGATAAATTTCCCACCAGAACCTGTATAGCCGTTTTGGACCTGCCCCTGGGTGCCTCCGTTGAAATTTCAGGAATCGCTCATCTATCACAATAA
- a CDS encoding TraG family conjugative transposon ATPase, producing MKKINLASHWPITDIRDNVVFAAIGNVVLCYRLDLPEIYSLSEKDFEDLHATWFQALKSLPVGTVVHKQDIYEKKAFTATSLPNKTFLEKATRDHFKDREYIAHRSLIFFTLTRNKALNNSKYVNPFRKVSKEIVRELDANVKSFIGSVNDCVSFIANSRKVSIKAIPSEEITSLTSEYFNGFNEGFDTDFLLQKQHIQTGDNYFDALAINSELCFGERVQSSKTNEKFTSDDFVFHQGFIDGLGLHLRENHIVNHILYLDDKHKWRKLLDKKVEELSKSSNFGSHNKVVLGKIQEILEKINSDENARIIRGHLNVIFWDRDPRNLEGIASKIKAEFKELDIIPYAPRGEERKNYLLNSYCCHASNFSDEDLYVTDLKHALCLLINNTNYKSDPTGIIFNDREHNIPVLKDVWDKGKKRIKARNFAIFAPTGEGKSFLANNILRQYFENGVRLVIIDLGGSYTKFAKLYPDNYTVLRYQSGKNLGINPFYISNPDDVSPEWLEDLSVFLLELIAANDKVTKAQSVAIKKILRYYYKNTTKNHSLDSFYRFIEQRKDELLEPLKIHPDYFNVTNFLHVLSEYVGDGLYSFLFEVSEDQTYKIEDKRLIVFELDEVKDNKEILSVMLKLIKSAIQRTIWKNRAEKGIILFDEFAKQLKFENVLESVEFYYQAIRKQNGAIGIILQSINQLPNNATSSSILENTQVVYSLNNEKGYEELARRLSLSSHDLNQLKSIRNNLTGKRKYTEIFIKIGKESNIFRLEVPPEVYAAYLTDGTENEAIMAIYNETKNMEKAIKEFIRQS from the coding sequence ATGAAAAAGATTAACCTCGCCTCTCACTGGCCTATTACCGATATTCGGGACAATGTTGTTTTTGCCGCAATCGGTAACGTCGTCCTATGTTACCGGCTTGACCTGCCTGAAATTTACTCCTTATCGGAAAAAGATTTTGAAGACCTGCACGCCACCTGGTTTCAGGCGCTTAAGTCCCTGCCGGTGGGTACAGTAGTGCATAAGCAGGATATTTATGAGAAGAAAGCATTCACTGCGACGTCACTTCCAAACAAAACCTTTTTGGAAAAAGCCACACGGGATCATTTTAAAGATCGGGAATATATAGCGCACCGCTCTTTAATATTTTTCACCCTGACCAGGAACAAAGCTTTAAACAACTCCAAATATGTAAACCCTTTTCGAAAAGTTTCCAAAGAAATTGTCAGGGAACTGGATGCCAACGTTAAAAGCTTTATCGGCTCGGTAAACGATTGTGTTTCCTTTATTGCTAACAGCCGAAAGGTTTCTATAAAAGCAATACCATCAGAAGAAATCACCAGCCTAACTTCCGAGTACTTCAATGGTTTCAATGAGGGTTTCGATACCGATTTCCTACTCCAAAAACAACATATTCAAACGGGGGACAATTATTTTGATGCCCTGGCTATCAATAGCGAGCTGTGCTTTGGCGAAAGGGTACAGTCGAGCAAAACCAATGAGAAATTCACATCCGATGATTTTGTATTTCACCAGGGGTTTATTGATGGGCTGGGGCTTCATTTAAGAGAGAACCATATAGTCAACCATATCCTCTACCTGGATGATAAACACAAGTGGCGCAAGCTACTGGATAAAAAAGTAGAAGAGCTTAGCAAAAGTTCCAACTTTGGCTCTCATAACAAAGTTGTTCTTGGAAAGATCCAGGAAATCCTGGAGAAGATCAATAGCGATGAGAACGCGCGGATTATCCGGGGCCATCTTAATGTCATTTTTTGGGATCGGGATCCTCGTAATTTGGAAGGCATTGCCTCTAAAATTAAGGCTGAGTTCAAGGAACTGGATATCATCCCTTATGCTCCACGCGGCGAGGAACGAAAGAATTACCTACTGAACAGCTACTGCTGCCACGCTTCCAATTTTTCCGATGAAGATCTTTATGTGACCGATTTGAAACATGCCTTGTGCCTCCTTATCAATAACACGAATTACAAATCGGACCCTACCGGCATCATTTTTAATGACCGTGAGCATAACATTCCAGTACTAAAAGATGTATGGGACAAGGGGAAGAAACGGATCAAGGCGCGCAATTTTGCCATTTTTGCCCCGACCGGGGAAGGAAAATCCTTTTTGGCCAATAACATTCTACGTCAATATTTTGAAAACGGGGTACGGCTGGTGATTATCGATCTTGGGGGTTCTTATACCAAGTTCGCTAAACTCTATCCTGATAATTACACTGTATTGCGCTACCAGAGCGGAAAGAACTTAGGGATCAATCCTTTTTACATATCCAATCCCGACGATGTAAGTCCTGAGTGGCTGGAAGATCTTTCGGTGTTTCTATTAGAACTCATTGCTGCAAATGATAAAGTTACCAAAGCACAATCCGTAGCCATTAAAAAGATCCTCCGTTACTATTACAAAAACACCACGAAAAACCATTCCTTAGATAGTTTTTACCGTTTTATCGAGCAGCGAAAAGATGAGCTGCTGGAACCCCTTAAAATCCATCCCGACTACTTCAATGTAACCAACTTTTTGCACGTGCTCTCGGAGTATGTCGGCGATGGTCTATACAGTTTCTTATTTGAAGTTAGCGAAGATCAAACTTACAAGATCGAAGATAAGCGGCTGATTGTCTTTGAACTCGATGAAGTCAAAGACAATAAAGAGATCCTCTCGGTGATGCTCAAACTGATAAAATCGGCCATCCAACGCACCATCTGGAAAAACCGGGCCGAAAAAGGAATTATCCTCTTTGATGAATTTGCCAAACAACTCAAGTTTGAAAATGTCCTGGAAAGCGTGGAATTCTATTACCAGGCGATTCGTAAACAAAACGGGGCCATTGGAATCATCCTACAATCCATAAACCAGCTCCCTAATAACGCTACTTCCTCAAGCATCCTGGAAAACACCCAGGTGGTCTACAGCCTGAACAATGAAAAAGGTTATGAAGAACTAGCTAGGCGCTTAAGCCTCTCCAGCCACGATCTCAACCAGTTGAAATCGATCAGGAATAATTTGACCGGCAAGCGCAAGTACACCGAGATCTTCATTAAGATCGGCAAGGAAAGCAACATTTTCCGCCTGGAAGTACCACCCGAAGTTTATGCTGCCTATCTCACCGACGGAACCGAAAACGAGGCCATCATGGCCATTTATAATGAGACAAAAAATATGGAAAAGGCTATCAAGGAATTCATCAGGCAATCCTAA